Below is a window of Pseudochaenichthys georgianus unplaced genomic scaffold, fPseGeo1.2 scaffold_1189_arrow_ctg1, whole genome shotgun sequence DNA.
GTGTGTGTAACAATTACATTTagattatattattataaaaagTTAATTCAACGGTTTATATTACTATAAAGCTCAATTGCTGAATGACAACGTTTTAGGTTAGGAGTGTTTGTGTGAAATGCAGTATGTCAGATCCAGAGAGTactcacatcctttactcaagtagaagtacagatactcgtgtttaaaaatactctaaagtagaagtactgactaaacttctttactcaagtcaagtaaagaggctttgaaatgtacttcagtaaaaagtacccataactagcagctgttttaaagagtacctgacctccctttatattaacaataatgtcattgttagctaatgaatgtttccatgctgaacaacggcaacgtttccattggtccctcttctttagagaagaccaggaagtgatggatacacggatcgtgttccaaccaataggcacgcaatgactctcaataataatgatcacgcaccacacacacattcagactaaaggaaccagctgtttggaaatgagagaagtagaaagtacaggtatttgagttcaacaggtaagaagtagaaagtacaggtatttgagttcaacatgtaagaagtagaaagtacaggtatttgagttcaacatgtaagaagtagaaagtacaggtatttgagttcaacatgtaagaagtagaaagtacaggtatttgagttcaacatgtaagaagtagaaagtacaggtatttgagttcaacatgtaagaagtagaaagtacaggtatttgagttcaacatgtgagaagtagaaagtacaggtatttgagttcaacatgtaagaagtagaaagtacaggtatttgtgttcaacatgagagaagtagaaagtacaggtattagtgttcaacatgtaagaagtagaaagtacaggtatttgagttcaacatgtaagaagtagaaagtacaggtatttgtgttcaacatgtgagaagtagaaagtacaggtatttgagttcaacatgtaagaagtagaaagtacaggtatttgagttcaacatgtaagaagtagaaagtacaggtatttgtgttcaacatgtgagaagtagaaagtacaggtatttgagttcaacatgtaagaagtagaaagtacaggtatttgagttcaacatgtaagaagtagaaagtacaggtatttgagttcaacatgtaagaagtagaaagtacaggtatttgtgttcaacatgtaagaagtagaaagtacaggtattagagttcaacatgtgagaagtagaaagtacaggtatttgagttcaacatgtaagaagtagaaagtacaggtatttctgttcaacgtgtaagaagtagaaagtacaggtattagagttcaacatgtgagaagtagaaagtacaggtatttgggttcaacgtgtaagaagtagaaagtacaggtatttgtgttcaacatgtaagaagtagaaagtacaggtatttgagttcaacatgtaagaagtagaaagtacaggtatttgagttcaacaagtaagaagtagaaagttcaggtatttgtgttcaacatgagagaagtagaaagtacaggtatttgagttcaacatgtaagaagtagaaagtacaggtatttgagttcaacaagtaagaagtagaaagttcaggtatttgtgttcaacatgagagaagtagaaagtacaggtatttgagttcaacaagtaagaagtagaaagtacaggtatttgtgttcaacatgtaagaagtagaaagtacaggtatttgggttcaacatgtgagaagtagaaagtacaggtatttgggttcaacgtgtaagaagtagaaagtacaggtatttgggttcaacgtgtaagaagtagaaagtacaggtaattgagttcaacatgtaagaagtagaaagtacaggtatttgagttcaacaagtaagaagtagaaagtacaggtatttgtgttcaacatgtaagaagtagaaagtacaggtatttgagttcaacaagtaagaagtagaaagtacaggtatttgagttcaacaagtaagaagtagaaagtacaggtatttgtgttcaacatgtaagaagtagaaagtacaggtatttgagttcaacaagtaagaagtagaaagtacaggtatttgtgttcaacatgtaagaagtagaaagtacaggtatttgagttcaacatgtaagaagtagaaagtacaggtatttgagttcaacatgtgagaagtagaaagtacaggtatttgtgttagaaacatgtaagaagtagaaagtacaggtatttgtgttcaacatgtaagaagtagaaagtacaggtatttgagttcaacatgtaagaagtcaaagtaaaataagtagtggagtaaagtactgataccagaaaaatgtacttaagtacagtaacgatgtatttgtactccactacttcccagtGGCGTAGCGGAGGCCCCCGCACCCCCCGCGGTGCGGGGGAGCCCCGGAGCTTAGGGGGCCCCGCCCCCACTGTAGGCTATCCTCTTAGATTTCGTAACGCGGGAACAGGGCGCAGATGGCGgggccccccctccctgctatGTTGCTACATCATATGTACGCTGCCTGTAGTAGTACAACAGTGtatcattataattatttgcTCACCTGCGATAGGGCTAGCCGGCTGATAACTAATGTTCATTGGCAGGCTGGGcagcgttcaaaacaaagcgggAAGTATTGCTCATATAAATAACGTTCATTAGTTGCGTTGCCGGTAAACATGAAAAATGAAGCGCCACTACCCAAGCGGTGCTCAGAAAAGCAAAATGAGAGCGAAAGCCGAACAGGAGAGGGCAAAACTACCTAAAATAACGTCATTGTTCCGGCAGGCATCAAAGGTAGACGTAGACTCTAACGTTACTGCAGATAGACCGCTAGCAAACCCCACCGGCCCCCGGCCGTCAGCTCCGAGTCCAGgcagacagcccagcagccccgttacagccgagccagctagtcgtgcctcgcgcttcgagacaggttagacattagaataatAGAAAGTTTTATTCGCCATAACCAGTAAGAGTATGCTACAGGTTACATTGGAATTGGAATCTAATCCGTTCATTTTTGCAGGTCAGCAAGAAATCAGCTGTGCCCCCTCCGAGGCCATAGCCAAGGCTGCCCAGCCAGCTAGCCGTGCCCCCACAGACCCCAGCAGCCCCGTTACAGCCGAGCCAGCTAGTCGTGCCTCACGCTTCGAGACAGGTTAGAATAATAGAAAGTTTTATTCGCCAATCGCCATAAACAGTACGAGTCAGTATGCTACAGGTTACATTGGAATTGGAATATAATCCGTTCCTTTTTGCAGGTCAGCAAGAAGTCAGCTGTGCCCCCTCCGAGGCCAGTTCAGACATAGCCAAGGTTGCCCAGCCAGCTAGCCGTGCCCCGACAGTGACAGCAGCTCCCACCCACCCCAGGGACACGTTGGCCAGTGACAACTCTGTGACGGAATACCCTACTGATAGGGGGAAATTCCCTGTAGATTTAGAAGACGATGATGTTAAACGGTACATTCTGAATAACGGGCCATGCAAGCCTGAAGGGCCATTCAAAAGGGATGGGAAGGGAAGGTGCTTTTCAAAAGAGTTCTATAACAAAACATCCAAAATTGGATGTAGAATTCCGCGCAAGTGGCTATGTTACTCGCCATCTATGGACCGGGTGTACTGTGAGCAGTGCTGGCTGTTCGGTGACAGACCGTCTGCCCATCACCTCCACCAAGCGTGGAGAATAGGAATAAATGATTGTCAGGGTCTCTCTAAAAAGATTAAGGAACACAAATTCTCTCGCTCTCATTTGGCAGCATGTGTCGTGTATGATACGTGGAAAAATAATCTGACCATTGACGCGCAAATATCATCTGAGTTTAAGAGAGAGGTGGGGTTTTGGACCGACGTCCTAACCAGAATAACTGATGTTACACTAACACTGGCCTCTCGCAACTCTGCTTTCCGGGGTCACAGAGAGAAAATAGGTGATATAGATAATGGTAATTTCTTATCTACCATAGAACTTATGGCGCGTTATGATCCAGTTCTGCAAAGGCTTATTGAAAGCAAAAAGAAGGTGCACTACCTAAGTCCTCAAACTCAAAACGAAATAATTTCATTGCTATCGAAAAAAGTGCAGGACACAATCATTACAGACATACAGAATGCAGAATTCTATTCGATTATAATGGATACTACCCaggacatttcaaaagtagaccAACTGAGTCAAGTGTTCAGATATGTTACTATAGCAAATGATGAAATGAAACCCTACGGAGGTGAAAATAAACGAAAGTTGTTTGGGCTTCCATGCAGTCACAGACCAAACTGCTGCAGGTCTAGAGAGAGAAATTCTCGAATCGATGGAGAGAAAGGGGATATTTTACGCAAATTAAAATAAAGGGGGTATTTTACGCAAATATCGATATTGTCGTTGCCCAACTCAAAAATCGATTTGTTGGAATGAGCGACGTTGCACAGCGATTTTCTTTTCTGCTTCCCTGCTAACTTTTGCGCACAACAGACAAGGATCTGTCTGAGTCTGCAAGTGCTTTACCAGGCCAGTATAAAGACGACCTGTCAGCCGAGTTTCCTTTCCAGATCCTGTCCCTCCGTAATGCTCTTAGGCCTACTATAAAGAAAATTGAGCGTGGAACAATCAAAGACCTGGCACAAACCCTGCTCATTGAAAATCAGTCAATTTTGCCAAGTATCCCCGATGTTGCCACAGCACTGAAATTGTTTTTAACTATACCCGTGACTGTTGCCAGTGCTGAGAGATCTTTCtcaaaacttaaattaataaagacatatttgaGGAGCACAATGTCGCAAGAGAGACTGTCTGGGTTAGCAGTCCTTAGTATTGAGAGCCGACGCGCGCGCAGTATAGATTTAAAGACTGTTATACAGGACTTTGCGCAGAAGAATGCCAGGAGACGCGCTCGTATAAAATAATAGGCCTACAAAGCAGCTCCTGATTGCATCCTCTATGTAGCCTATaggatgtgttttatttgtttgtttcttGTAGGCTACTTTTCTTTTATACAGAATGTTATATATATGTGAACCGTTCCGTTGTGTGAACTCCAATGATGATAAGCTATAACGTTCTACAATATACCTTCAtgttacaaaaaatacacagccacttgtttgtatttgtcaattatgtttaaatcagatgtatattattatacagttcctactgaccttactgtttaaatcagatgtatatTATACAGAAATTTCCTACTGACCTATAGGCCAATACTGTTTACAAAAGAtgcctgaaaaaaaaaaacatttaaaaaagtggcCACGATGTCTATCCCATGTCACTCTATTATTGATttaggggagggggcggggccccaTGGTCCGACCTGCGGGGGAGCCCCGAAATATTGCGCAACGCCACTGCTACTTCCCCCCTCTGGTCAGATGTGTGTAAGTCCGCTGCACCTGTGTCAATGTTCCCGGAGTCTCACCTGAACATGGTGTTTTCCGCCCGGCTCTGCCAGGCTTCAGACTGCAGGTGTTGAcagatggagtgtgtgtgtgtgaagaactCAGTGTAGGCGTTGAAGGCCACGGCGTCCATCGCTCCTGTACAGCTGCTGACCTCCGACCCCTCGGGGCATGATGGGAAATCCCTGCCCGAGCTGACAGACAATGTAACAGACACAGAATTGTGCAATGAAATTCAGTCATGAGACTATTTTTTGCAAATAAGACGAAACAGAAAAACAGCAGAAAGTGCGCGGAGGTGGTGTTCAGGATTAGAAGAAGTAGCAGGACCGCTAATATTTAAAAACTTCAGAAAACAAAAATCAGCTAGCTATACTTTCCATTTCCTCAACTACATTTATCTTATGCTACTTAAAAGATTCAAATTACAACACAAAATATAGTTTAAAATATTGTTGGGGACAATCTCAAGCTACTAAAAACAGCCTCTCCTTTGCCAGCTGCAACCTTCAAGGGATGAACACaaatatgtggataattataagTCCATATTATATAACATTCAGAAGTTGGCCATGTTaactaacattttgaatgcagatgCTTAACTTAACTGAGAATGTCTACACtttaaagtacaatatctgaaaaAGAAATCAACTCAATAAAAAAGGAACATCATTCTAATGTCAACAATATTATACTATATAATATAAGTATGAGAATATAGTTTGAATAATATTCAATATAGAAAAAAATCCCTCAATGTCTGAAATGTTAATGACAGTTAAATCTGCACACTTCCCAATTTAACGAGCGTTACATTTCATTACGCTTCTGTCCAAattgacttacaataagtgaaaTACACCAACTGCAGGTACATTAGCTTCAAATAAGCCACATCAATTTAGCATGTTTTGAGTAATGCAAGGTCAAACGGGAAGTGTTCATCCAGGAAACTTAACTCATGTCCTTCAGGTTATTTAATATCTATAAGAATAATTAAGATCAAATCAGATCATTATGCATAAACCCCTCGTTCAGAGACTGACTTACCTGCTCAGGTGACAGAAGGTGAAGCTCAGCGCGATGCGGCTCTGGCTCTCTGACGTCATGTCCGTGCAGCGCGTGTCCAGGTTGCCCAGAGCTCGCGCCCAGCACCCTCCGTACCTGGGCTGAGTCGCGAGGCTCTGCACGCGCCGCAGCTCCGCCATGCCTCGCGCATCAGAGTCCGGATCGGATCCGGGGGGGTAGAGCGCGAGGAGCACCGAGccgcccagcagcagcagcagcgcgaGCACATGAGCTGCCATCTTCACCTGTCTGaggctcagccaatcagagagctaGAATTGTACCCGATCAGAGGTCAGTGAGAGGTCACGAGGTTTTATTATTTCATTAGAAAAAGCATCTGTCAAAAATTTTCTTTACACTtaattttaatgtttttattaattattttgGTGAAGTACGTATAGTTATAATAGATAACTTATGTCTAGCTCTCTTGATGGATTGTAAGGGGGGTTGTtatgttttgtatttgtatcaTTTTCTTAATTGTTACCTTTTGTTTATGAAAAGTGCTCTTTAACTAAATAAACACATATAATATAAATGGTGAAATTGTTTAATTGAcgctaattaaaaaaacatttgttttaataaTATCAAAATGTTAAGTCTTATTACACATGAAGAATCACATTTGAATTAAAATCACATTCATCCCCTTATTCAGACGTGATCATTCAACTGCGCAGACTCGGTATGATCTCGTGACAGCCAGCAGGTGGCAGCAGTGCATCATGGGATGTGAAGTCTTTCCCTTTACATATCTTTGGAGACATTTAGTTTTCCTTCAGAACAAAATCTCATGTTGTTTTTCCTTTGTACAAAATATACTTACAGTTTTGTAAGTACTCATTGAGCAGTACAGGTTCCCTGTCATTGTGTTTCATTATAATATACAACATGTTTATGAACTCTTCTGAATATGATGACTGCTGCATTAATGGTTTTTACTGCAGGTATGGGATGAACAACTAAAAGCAGTtgaatacaaaattaaatatCCAATAAGTAGAGTAGAAATAGAACTACAAAAATACACAAGCAAATGAACTTAGTTAATTTTCAccagtgttttgtgtgtgtgtgtgtgtgtgtgtgtgtgtgtgtgtgtgtgtgtgtgtgtgtgtgtgtgtgtgtgtgtgtgtgtgtgtgttgagctaCAATCAGTCAGACGACCACAGATCAGGGGACAACAAACGCTTTTAGTTAGAAAGAAAAAATAAGAAAACAGGTAAAAACTAGTTTTGTCTACAGTGACATTGTATTGGAGTTTCCACTTAATTCCAACCAGAGTAAAAGCAGAATATTCATCCTCAATATTAGCAACTATGAAGTCACCACACACATCACTACTAAGTCTAGAAACACAACATGGCTTGGCTCGACATGTTGGCTTCTGGCAAGACGCACAATATTATAGGCACTAAACTCTGGAACATGCAATATGGTGGCTGGTTACTGGAGGTTGTGCCGGGTCGGGTCCTGTGGAGGGGGTCCGTTCACAGAGGGGCGTTTGATTTATGCAGCTGCGTGAGAGACAGCATGCTATAACTGGGCGGCAGGCGGAGCGTCAAGTACGCAGAGGTGAGGCTTCAGGTGGAGACAACAAACATCAGGTGAGAGGACTAGAGAACGAGGCACATTTATCGGATCCAGGTCGAAGACATTCAGGGGTTTTTTCCCGCTTGTTTGAGGGTCGAAGAGCTCAATTCTTCCAAAATCATTGTTAAAGTGCAGGAGCCTTCCCCCACATGTGAAGAATAAGGTGCGAAACGTTTAGATGTCTTGATGGCAAATCTATTGACAGAGCATTAACATTCAGTGTCTGTATGTTCAGATTTGAGAGCTCAGGAGACAATCACGAAACTTCCCCTTGTTTTAGGAGTTGTTTCAGCAGAACAGAATTCTCTGGAGATAATCGAATTGAAACCTTGGCTGAGATGTACGGCAGGGCATTGCAACACGTCTGCTTCAGGTTAATTACAAACATACATTTTCTTTGATTCTGCCGTTTGTATCGTTACAGCCAAGGTGAAATAAAGCGTGACATTAAGTGCTTTAAGAGAGAGGGGGATGTCAGGCGCCCGAGATAAGGTGGCGTATATTTCTACATTTTAAATAAGAATTGGCATAAAGTGCAATTAAAAAGTATAATGTGCTATATAATGTATATTCTCCTCATTGATAGCCTACATTgaataataaacaaaacaagCGAAAATAGAATATCCTACACAATACACAACTCTACCGTCTACTACAACTCCCAGGGTGCATTTCACCAATACACGTCCAGTAACAGAGCTTAATTAAAGGTGAGTTGAAGTTGAAGATGCTGAGAAATAACatttta
It encodes the following:
- the LOC117440770 gene encoding uncharacterized protein; amino-acid sequence: MAAHVLALLLLLGGSVLLALYPPGSDPDSDARGMAELRRVQSLATQPRYGGCWARALGNLDTRCTDMTSESQSRIALSFTFCHLSSSGRDFPSCPEGSEVSSCTGAMDAVAFNAYTEFFTHTHSICQHLQSEAWQSRAENTMFR